A single region of the Actinoplanes sp. SE50/110 genome encodes:
- a CDS encoding DUF4395 domain-containing protein: MLLDPRGQRFAAAITSIVIALVLITGSGWLALAQAAVFAVTAYRPKWGPYPWIFRLLVTPQPSEPAAPVRFAQLVGFAFLSVSAAGYLAGAETVGLVAAAFGLLAAFLNAAFGLCLGCEAYLGIRRLTGRNAEGVGNV, encoded by the coding sequence ATGCTCCTCGACCCGCGTGGCCAGCGCTTCGCCGCGGCCATCACCAGCATCGTCATCGCCCTCGTGCTGATCACCGGCTCCGGCTGGCTGGCGCTCGCTCAGGCCGCGGTCTTCGCGGTCACCGCGTACCGGCCGAAATGGGGTCCCTACCCCTGGATCTTCCGGCTCCTGGTGACACCGCAGCCGTCCGAACCCGCTGCCCCCGTGCGCTTTGCGCAGCTAGTCGGATTCGCCTTTTTGAGCGTCTCCGCGGCGGGTTACCTCGCGGGTGCGGAGACAGTCGGTCTTGTCGCCGCGGCCTTCGGGCTGCTCGCGGCGTTCCTGAACGCGGCTTTCGGGCTCTGCCTGGGCTGCGAGGCCTATCTGGGGATTCGCAGGCTGACGGGCAGAAACGCCGAAGGTGTCGGCAATGTCTAG
- a CDS encoding thioredoxin family protein, with translation MDPVGLAAVGVVLVAGAGVGWWRRRTDGGVRQTGAVDTVDRALLVRLGVEPGRVTLLQFSTAFCAPCRAVRRVSAEVVALLPEVRHVEVDAESHLDEVRELDIWRTPTLLIVDGAGRVTRRATGVPAKPQLIAALAESGVRGDSGRLGGPGQIAGAADQ, from the coding sequence ATGGATCCGGTGGGTTTGGCGGCGGTCGGCGTGGTGCTCGTGGCCGGGGCCGGCGTCGGGTGGTGGCGGCGCCGGACGGATGGCGGCGTGCGGCAGACTGGGGCCGTGGACACGGTGGATCGCGCCCTGCTCGTCCGGCTCGGGGTGGAGCCCGGCCGGGTCACGCTGCTGCAGTTCTCCACCGCGTTCTGCGCGCCCTGCCGGGCCGTGCGCCGGGTCAGCGCCGAGGTGGTGGCGCTGCTCCCCGAGGTGCGGCACGTCGAGGTGGACGCGGAGAGCCACCTCGACGAGGTCCGCGAGCTGGACATCTGGCGCACCCCGACGCTGCTGATCGTGGACGGCGCCGGCCGGGTGACCAGACGTGCCACCGGGGTGCCGGCCAAGCCGCAGCTGATCGCGGCCCTGGCCGAGTCAGGCGTGCGCGGCGACTCCGGCCGGCTCGGCGGACCGGGTCAGATCGCGGGAGCCGCGGATCAGTAG
- a CDS encoding M48 family metalloprotease yields MTPRMWALVSFGVLLVALVLVAALTVPWHRAPAPRADQVAALGRFPAEQVARARQFRAELRPGTYGSMLLGLVVALALGLTPLGARLVELAGRPFGGHWLGRAVLGGLLVVLVGELLTLPFAAWRHTIVVRYGISTQSWGGWGTDLLKSFAVSAVLGGLALAGFFAVTRFAPRWWWAFGAAGAAGLVVLLSFVLPVVVEPIFNRFTPMPAGPLRAELIALAAADGVPVKDVLVADASRRTRAVNAYVSGLGPTRRIVVYDTLLTEATPDEVVSVTAHELGHAKDGDVLTGTLLGALGAALAVIAIYLLGAWTGLLRLAGVDTIGEPRAIGLLLALAALAGLLAGPGQAFVSRQIEARADRHALDLTGDPQTFEAMQRRLGTVNLSDPDPPTWELLMFATHPSTVQRMAAARAYARGER; encoded by the coding sequence ATGACTCCCCGGATGTGGGCCCTGGTGTCGTTCGGGGTGCTGCTCGTGGCGCTGGTGCTGGTCGCCGCGCTCACCGTGCCCTGGCACCGCGCCCCCGCCCCGCGTGCCGACCAGGTGGCCGCGCTCGGCCGATTCCCGGCCGAGCAGGTCGCCCGGGCCCGGCAGTTCCGCGCCGAGCTGCGTCCCGGCACCTACGGCAGCATGCTGCTCGGCCTGGTGGTGGCGCTGGCGCTCGGGCTCACCCCGCTCGGCGCCCGGCTGGTCGAGCTGGCCGGCCGGCCGTTCGGCGGGCACTGGCTGGGCCGCGCGGTGCTCGGCGGGCTGCTCGTGGTCCTCGTCGGCGAGCTGCTCACCCTGCCGTTCGCGGCCTGGCGGCACACCATCGTGGTGCGCTACGGGATATCCACCCAGTCGTGGGGCGGCTGGGGCACCGACCTGCTGAAATCCTTCGCCGTCTCGGCCGTGCTGGGCGGCCTGGCCCTGGCCGGGTTCTTCGCGGTCACCCGCTTCGCACCACGCTGGTGGTGGGCCTTCGGGGCGGCCGGTGCCGCCGGGCTCGTGGTGCTGCTGTCGTTCGTGCTGCCGGTGGTCGTCGAGCCGATCTTCAACAGGTTCACCCCGATGCCGGCCGGCCCGCTGCGCGCCGAGCTGATCGCGCTGGCCGCCGCCGACGGTGTGCCGGTCAAGGACGTGCTGGTCGCCGACGCGTCGCGGCGCACCCGCGCGGTCAACGCGTACGTGTCCGGCCTCGGCCCCACCCGGCGGATCGTCGTCTACGACACCCTGCTCACCGAGGCCACGCCGGACGAGGTGGTCTCGGTGACCGCCCACGAGCTCGGCCACGCCAAGGACGGCGATGTGCTCACCGGCACCCTGCTCGGCGCGCTCGGCGCCGCGCTCGCGGTGATCGCGATCTACCTGCTCGGCGCCTGGACCGGCCTGCTCCGGCTGGCCGGCGTCGACACGATCGGCGAGCCCCGGGCGATCGGCCTGCTGCTCGCGCTGGCCGCGCTTGCCGGGCTGCTCGCCGGCCCCGGCCAGGCGTTCGTCTCCCGGCAGATCGAGGCCCGTGCCGACCGGCACGCCCTCGACCTGACCGGTGACCCGCAGACCTTCGAAGCCATGCAACGCCGCCTCGGCACCGTCAACCTGTCCGACCCCGACCCGCCGACCTGGGAGTTGCTGATGTTCGCCACGCACCCGTCCACCGTGCAGCGGATGGCCGCGGCCCGCGCCTACGCCCGGGGCGAACGCTGA
- a CDS encoding ABC transporter ATP-binding protein, which translates to MPDADTARPATADHPPPAAVPAAGASPPTTEDDQPVVLEAGGEGELELPYWLTSTQEAADTTFLQMLRRLPRLLRQAWLLGWRASPGTTVAVLVLQVAAGVAGALGLISVVGVFDGLLQAGPTPERVRAAVPSLLFLVAALAVRGLLASAATAAHGRLSPAVYEAAENRLLDLTTRVDLATFDDPDWRDAMERARDRGIDAAQQVVDFGIEVLTHVIGLVAAAGVLAVLHPALLPLLILAVVPTGWAAVRAARAGYRSRLRLIAVWRRQRMLAYLLAAREPAAELRAFTVRRFLLAEVARLLRISTVEEIRMVTRQVRTNLAGQALSGLLTGLAYVTLCWLLWTGRMELAAGGAAAYAINIGISKLRELAFSANRVYEYGLYFADFQGFCELSEARAEPASEVPAPATFGEIRVDGVTFRYPDAERAAVDGVSMTLRRGEIIALVGENGSGKSTLAAVLAGLYRPQQGTVSWDGVDVTRFRPESVRERVAVVMQEPTRWPLSARANIAIGRHDRPASLAEVRESARAGDAHGFVTELPRGYETLLSRHFTDGADLSGGQWQRLAVSRAFHRDAPLLICDEPTANLDARAEHEVYGRLRGLAAGRTVVLITHRMASVREADRIYVLDHGAVVEQGGHDELMAAGGLYAQLFTLQASAYQSA; encoded by the coding sequence ATGCCGGACGCCGACACCGCCCGACCCGCCACCGCCGACCACCCGCCGCCTGCGGCCGTGCCCGCCGCCGGCGCCTCCCCACCGACGACGGAGGACGACCAGCCGGTGGTGCTGGAGGCTGGGGGAGAGGGCGAGCTGGAGCTGCCCTACTGGCTGACCAGCACCCAGGAGGCCGCCGACACCACCTTCCTGCAGATGTTGCGGCGGCTGCCGAGGCTGCTCAGGCAGGCTTGGCTGTTGGGCTGGCGGGCCAGTCCCGGTACCACCGTCGCGGTTCTCGTTCTGCAGGTGGCGGCCGGGGTGGCGGGGGCGCTGGGGCTGATCAGCGTGGTGGGGGTGTTCGACGGGCTGCTGCAGGCCGGGCCGACGCCGGAGCGGGTGCGTGCGGCGGTGCCGTCGCTGCTGTTCCTGGTGGCGGCGCTGGCGGTGCGGGGCTTGCTGGCCAGTGCGGCGACGGCGGCGCACGGGCGGCTGTCGCCGGCGGTGTACGAGGCGGCCGAGAACCGGCTGCTCGATCTGACCACGCGGGTGGATCTGGCGACCTTCGACGATCCGGACTGGCGGGACGCCATGGAACGGGCCCGCGACCGGGGGATCGACGCGGCACAGCAGGTGGTGGACTTCGGCATCGAGGTGCTGACCCACGTGATCGGGCTGGTGGCGGCGGCCGGGGTGCTGGCCGTGCTGCATCCGGCGCTGCTGCCGCTGCTGATCCTGGCGGTGGTTCCGACCGGCTGGGCGGCGGTGCGGGCGGCGCGTGCCGGGTATCGCAGCCGGCTGCGGTTGATCGCCGTGTGGCGGCGCCAGCGGATGCTCGCCTACCTGTTGGCGGCGCGGGAACCGGCCGCCGAACTGCGGGCCTTCACGGTACGCCGGTTCCTGCTCGCCGAGGTGGCCCGCCTGCTGCGGATCTCCACGGTGGAGGAGATCCGTATGGTGACCCGGCAGGTCCGGACGAATCTGGCCGGGCAGGCACTGAGCGGGCTGCTCACCGGGCTGGCGTATGTGACGCTGTGCTGGCTGTTGTGGACGGGGCGGATGGAGCTCGCCGCCGGGGGCGCCGCCGCGTACGCCATCAATATCGGTATTTCCAAACTGCGCGAACTGGCCTTCTCGGCGAACCGGGTGTACGAGTACGGGTTGTACTTCGCCGATTTCCAGGGGTTCTGCGAGCTGTCCGAGGCGCGGGCCGAGCCAGCGTCCGAGGTGCCCGCGCCGGCGACGTTCGGCGAGATCCGGGTGGACGGCGTGACGTTCCGGTATCCGGATGCGGAGCGGGCCGCGGTGGACGGGGTGAGCATGACGCTGCGCCGCGGCGAGATCATCGCGCTGGTCGGGGAGAACGGCTCCGGGAAGTCGACGCTGGCCGCGGTGCTGGCCGGGCTGTACCGGCCGCAGCAGGGCACGGTCAGCTGGGACGGGGTGGACGTGACCCGGTTCCGGCCGGAGTCGGTGCGCGAGCGGGTGGCGGTGGTGATGCAGGAGCCGACCCGGTGGCCGCTGTCGGCGCGGGCCAACATCGCGATCGGGCGGCACGACCGGCCGGCGTCGCTGGCCGAGGTGCGCGAATCGGCCCGGGCCGGTGACGCCCACGGGTTCGTGACGGAACTTCCCCGGGGGTACGAGACGCTGCTGTCCCGGCATTTCACCGACGGCGCCGACCTGTCCGGCGGGCAGTGGCAGCGGCTCGCGGTGAGCCGGGCGTTCCACCGGGACGCGCCGCTGCTGATCTGTGACGAGCCGACCGCGAACCTGGACGCGCGGGCCGAGCACGAGGTGTACGGCCGGCTGCGCGGGCTGGCCGCCGGCCGGACCGTGGTGCTGATCACGCACCGGATGGCCAGTGTCCGCGAGGCCGACCGGATCTATGTGCTGGATCACGGCGCGGTCGTCGAGCAGGGCGGTCACGACGAGCTGATGGCGGCCGGCGGGTTGTACGCGCAGCTGTTCACGTTGCAGGCCAGCGCCTATCAATCCGCCTGA
- a CDS encoding NYN domain-containing protein encodes MSAPLNPDDRPAEEAAAAAVDVTPEPILPEVVRQRIMTLAAAALPGLPADEIPVVLRRVARFAPNRRARLGGREIAAQLTADPLFRQRIGARIVTDAGDLGAAVTSGVAPAAADPVEVAALAYLARPDGWRDLIEAAGDVVRADADSHALADRIRAAEQRATRAEHDRAVARVEADKLRDELARVREELGQVREEARVAAKALRETQAAQKRAADLLATEKGRAARVALDHEAEVRRMRSRLADAEAAAATGKQAAKDARAVDDARLWLLLETIGQAATGLRRELALDPTDKLPADFVADAAADRPGAPERSQARAQDTDDPGRLDQLLALPRAHLVVDGYNVTKRGFADMSLEQQRKRLITGLGGIAAQTGDEVTVVFDGAERVHGLPPAPRGVRVLFSRKGTTADELIRQLVRAEPPGRPLVVVSSDREVADGVRRHGAYPMGADSLLRRLARS; translated from the coding sequence ATGTCCGCGCCGCTGAACCCCGACGACCGCCCCGCAGAGGAGGCGGCGGCCGCGGCTGTGGATGTCACCCCCGAGCCGATTCTGCCGGAGGTCGTCCGGCAGCGGATCATGACACTCGCCGCCGCCGCGCTGCCCGGGCTGCCGGCCGACGAGATCCCGGTGGTGCTGCGCCGGGTCGCCCGCTTCGCACCGAACCGGCGGGCCCGCCTCGGCGGCCGGGAGATCGCCGCCCAGCTGACCGCCGACCCGCTGTTCCGGCAGCGGATCGGTGCCCGGATCGTGACCGACGCCGGTGACCTGGGCGCCGCCGTGACCAGCGGGGTCGCCCCGGCCGCGGCCGACCCGGTGGAGGTCGCCGCGCTGGCCTACCTGGCCCGCCCGGACGGCTGGCGGGACCTGATCGAGGCGGCCGGTGACGTGGTCCGGGCCGACGCCGACAGCCACGCCCTGGCCGACCGGATCCGCGCCGCCGAGCAGCGGGCCACCCGCGCCGAGCACGACCGGGCGGTGGCCCGGGTCGAGGCCGACAAGCTGCGCGACGAGCTGGCCCGGGTCCGCGAGGAGCTCGGCCAGGTGCGCGAGGAGGCGCGGGTCGCGGCCAAGGCGCTGCGCGAGACCCAGGCCGCCCAGAAACGCGCGGCCGACCTGCTAGCCACCGAGAAGGGCCGCGCTGCGCGCGTCGCCCTGGACCACGAGGCGGAGGTACGCCGGATGCGCTCGCGCCTCGCCGACGCGGAAGCCGCCGCGGCCACCGGGAAGCAGGCCGCCAAGGACGCCCGCGCGGTCGACGACGCCCGCCTCTGGCTGCTGCTCGAAACCATCGGGCAGGCGGCCACCGGCCTGCGCCGCGAGCTGGCCCTGGACCCCACCGACAAGCTGCCCGCCGACTTCGTGGCCGACGCCGCGGCCGACCGGCCCGGCGCACCCGAGCGGTCCCAGGCCCGCGCCCAGGACACCGACGACCCGGGCCGGCTCGACCAGCTGCTCGCGCTGCCCCGCGCCCACCTGGTCGTCGACGGGTACAACGTGACCAAGCGCGGCTTCGCCGACATGTCCCTGGAGCAGCAGCGCAAACGCCTGATCACCGGGCTCGGCGGGATCGCCGCGCAGACCGGGGACGAGGTCACCGTGGTGTTCGACGGGGCCGAGCGGGTGCACGGGCTGCCGCCGGCGCCGCGCGGCGTGCGGGTGCTCTTCTCCCGCAAGGGCACCACCGCCGACGAGCTGATCCGCCAGCTGGTCCGGGCCGAGCCGCCCGGTCGGCCGCTGGTGGTGGTCTCCTCCGACCGGGAGGTCGCCGACGGTGTCCGTCGTCACGGGGCGTATCCGATGGGCGCGGATTCGCTGCTGCGCCGGCTCGCCCGGTCCTGA
- a CDS encoding MFS transporter, giving the protein MTRDFRLLAAGQTLSWLGTGFQTVALAVAVFAHGGSVRDLGLVMAASVLTMLAGTLFGGVWADRLQPRHVMVVSDVIRMLSTAGLALMFRGGGYHLGALCALTVVSAGAGAFFTPAMSALKPLLVPAVDLQRANATLSMLQTGCGVAGPVLGGLVVAAVGAPAGFAVNSVSFLASLVTAALIRVRVERGPHEPMLRELGAGWQAIRSRDWLLGGMLSATVYHVANGIILVLVPLIAWQRLGGAHAIGWISGAEGLGGLLGSALALRVRPRRLLRAGWLTLMLMPFWALSYVWPGRLTAVLAGAIVGYGGLMFFAVAWETAIQDRVPRTMLGRVASWDYLTSFLAMPVGNALAGPLTARFGVDRVLVACAFVLFAAAASPLLIRGSRDLTRSAEPAGVAAHA; this is encoded by the coding sequence ATGACACGCGACTTCCGGCTTCTCGCTGCCGGCCAGACCCTGTCCTGGCTGGGCACCGGCTTCCAGACCGTGGCCCTCGCGGTCGCGGTCTTCGCCCACGGTGGCAGCGTCCGCGACCTCGGCCTGGTGATGGCCGCCTCGGTGCTCACCATGCTGGCCGGCACACTGTTCGGCGGCGTCTGGGCGGACCGGCTGCAGCCCCGGCACGTCATGGTCGTCTCCGACGTCATCCGGATGCTGTCCACCGCCGGCCTGGCGCTGATGTTCCGCGGCGGCGGCTACCACCTGGGCGCCCTCTGCGCGCTCACGGTGGTCTCGGCCGGTGCCGGCGCCTTCTTCACCCCGGCGATGAGCGCGCTCAAACCGCTGCTGGTCCCGGCCGTCGATCTGCAGCGGGCCAACGCCACACTGAGCATGCTGCAGACCGGCTGCGGGGTCGCCGGCCCGGTGCTCGGCGGCCTCGTCGTCGCCGCCGTCGGCGCTCCGGCCGGCTTCGCCGTCAACTCGGTCAGCTTCCTGGCCTCCCTGGTCACCGCCGCATTGATTCGCGTACGCGTGGAGCGTGGCCCGCATGAGCCGATGCTGCGTGAGCTGGGCGCCGGATGGCAGGCGATCCGCAGCCGGGACTGGCTGCTGGGTGGGATGCTCAGCGCCACCGTCTACCACGTGGCGAACGGGATCATCCTGGTCCTTGTGCCGTTGATCGCATGGCAGCGGCTCGGCGGCGCGCACGCGATCGGCTGGATCTCCGGCGCCGAGGGACTGGGCGGCCTGCTCGGCTCGGCGCTCGCCCTGCGCGTGCGGCCCCGTCGCCTGCTCCGGGCCGGGTGGCTCACGCTGATGCTGATGCCGTTCTGGGCGTTGTCGTACGTCTGGCCCGGCAGGCTCACCGCGGTGCTGGCCGGCGCGATCGTCGGATACGGCGGCCTGATGTTCTTCGCGGTGGCCTGGGAGACCGCGATCCAGGACCGGGTGCCACGGACCATGCTGGGCCGGGTGGCGTCCTGGGACTACCTGACGTCGTTCCTGGCGATGCCGGTGGGCAACGCGCTGGCCGGCCCGCTGACCGCCCGGTTCGGCGTCGATCGGGTGCTGGTGGCCTGCGCGTTCGTGCTGTTCGCCGCGGCCGCGTCCCCGCTACTGATCCGCGGCTCCCGCGATCTGACCCGGTCCGCCGAGCCGGCCGGAGTCGCCGCGCACGCCTGA
- a CDS encoding glycosyltransferase family 4 protein, translating into MARTLLVTNDFPPRPGGIQQFVHNLAVRQPAGSVIVYSSTWKGAAAFDAEQPFEVVREDTGMLLPTPAVARRAGELARAHGCDSVLFGAAAPLGLLAHGLRRTAGITRAVGITHGHEIGWAALPGARSLLRRIARGSDVITYLGEYQRVRLDRALHGLTDLRRLAPGVDVDTFHPGVDGSAVRKRHGLADRPVVVCVSRLVPRKGQDMLIRALPELRRRVPGAALLLVSGGPYRKTLATLARDHGVESDVIFTGSVPWAELPEHYAAGDVYAMPCRTRAAGLDVEGLGIVYLEASATGLPVVGGDSGGAPDAVRDGETGYVVGGTDLAGLTDRLTTLLSDPDQARTMGQAGRAWVEKEWRWETQAARLTNLLTPPA; encoded by the coding sequence ATGGCGCGCACGCTGCTGGTCACCAACGACTTTCCGCCGCGGCCCGGCGGCATTCAACAGTTCGTGCACAACCTCGCGGTGCGCCAGCCGGCCGGCTCGGTGATCGTCTACTCGTCCACTTGGAAAGGGGCGGCCGCGTTCGACGCCGAGCAGCCGTTCGAGGTGGTCCGGGAGGACACCGGGATGCTCCTACCCACCCCGGCGGTCGCCAGACGGGCCGGCGAACTCGCCCGCGCACACGGGTGCGACAGCGTCCTGTTCGGCGCGGCCGCCCCGCTCGGGCTGCTCGCCCACGGCCTGCGCCGCACCGCCGGGATCACCCGCGCGGTCGGCATCACCCACGGCCACGAGATCGGCTGGGCCGCCCTGCCCGGCGCCCGTTCGCTGCTGCGCCGCATCGCCCGCGGCAGTGACGTCATCACCTACCTGGGGGAGTACCAGCGGGTCCGCCTCGACAGGGCGCTGCACGGGCTGACCGACCTGCGACGACTCGCCCCCGGCGTCGACGTCGACACGTTCCATCCCGGCGTCGACGGCTCCGCGGTCCGCAAACGGCACGGCCTCGCCGACCGCCCGGTGGTGGTCTGCGTGTCCCGGCTGGTCCCGCGCAAGGGGCAGGACATGCTGATCCGTGCCCTCCCGGAGCTTCGCCGCCGCGTCCCCGGCGCGGCGCTGCTGCTGGTCAGCGGCGGTCCGTACCGCAAGACCCTGGCCACCCTGGCCCGCGATCACGGCGTCGAGTCCGACGTGATCTTCACCGGCTCGGTCCCGTGGGCGGAACTCCCCGAGCACTACGCGGCCGGCGACGTCTACGCGATGCCGTGCCGCACCCGCGCCGCCGGCCTGGACGTCGAAGGCCTCGGCATCGTCTACCTGGAAGCCTCCGCCACCGGCCTCCCGGTCGTCGGCGGTGACTCCGGTGGCGCCCCCGACGCGGTCCGCGACGGCGAAACCGGCTATGTCGTCGGCGGCACCGACCTGGCCGGCCTCACCGACCGCCTCACCACCCTGCTGTCCGACCCGGATCAGGCCCGCACCATGGGTCAGGCCGGCCGAGCCTGGGTCGAGAAGGAGTGGCGCTGGGAAACCCAGGCCGCCCGCCTCACCAACCTGCTCACCCCACCCGCCTGA
- a CDS encoding response regulator, which translates to MSTSPAPTTRTKVLLVDDHDLIRKGLRHAFERDRQFEVVGEAATAAEAVRQAGALQPDVVIMDLRLPDGSGLEATRALRKNNANMGIVVLTMYAGDDQLFGALEAGASAFVPKTAPADEVVAAARHAASAPSAFTAADLAEAMKRRLAPSGPQLSPREGQVLRLLADGMSVAGIAKQLFVSESTAKTHISKLYEKLGAANRAQALMTALRLGLLEAPDAPKF; encoded by the coding sequence ATGTCGACCAGTCCTGCGCCGACGACGCGCACCAAGGTCCTCCTTGTCGACGATCACGACTTGATCCGTAAGGGGCTGCGACACGCATTCGAGCGCGACCGGCAGTTCGAGGTCGTCGGCGAGGCGGCGACGGCCGCGGAGGCGGTGCGCCAGGCCGGTGCGCTGCAGCCGGACGTCGTGATCATGGACCTCCGGCTGCCGGACGGCAGCGGCCTGGAGGCCACCCGCGCCCTGCGCAAGAACAACGCCAACATGGGCATCGTGGTGCTCACCATGTATGCGGGCGACGACCAGCTGTTCGGCGCGCTCGAGGCCGGGGCCAGCGCCTTCGTGCCGAAGACGGCCCCGGCCGACGAGGTGGTGGCGGCGGCCCGGCATGCCGCGTCGGCGCCCAGCGCGTTCACCGCGGCCGACCTGGCCGAGGCGATGAAACGCCGGCTCGCCCCGTCCGGTCCGCAGCTGTCGCCGCGCGAGGGTCAGGTGCTGCGGCTGCTGGCCGACGGCATGAGTGTGGCCGGGATCGCCAAGCAGCTGTTCGTCTCGGAGTCGACGGCGAAGACGCACATCTCGAAGCTGTACGAGAAGCTGGGTGCGGCGAACCGGGCGCAGGCGCTCATGACAGCGCTGCGGCTGGGACTCCTGGAAGCCCCGGACGCCCCGAAGTTCTAG
- a CDS encoding MarR family winged helix-turn-helix transcriptional regulator, with protein MEDGVDQHVARWAAFWKDEPQFAPEVEGALVRMKHILRRIERADAAAFARNGDDFTLQDYKTLHVLMIQPWPTEATPAQLAEAANVTRAAMTSRLDRLEAAGLVTRTVDAQDRRRVLIRPTPAGRDRWSADIFAGMARDQEALRVLSLEELEQLNGLLRKVLHSLGE; from the coding sequence ATGGAAGACGGAGTGGATCAGCACGTGGCCCGGTGGGCGGCGTTCTGGAAGGACGAGCCGCAGTTCGCGCCCGAGGTGGAGGGTGCCCTGGTGCGGATGAAGCACATCCTGCGCCGGATCGAGCGGGCCGACGCGGCGGCGTTCGCCCGCAACGGCGACGACTTCACGCTGCAGGACTACAAGACCCTGCACGTGTTGATGATCCAGCCGTGGCCGACCGAGGCGACCCCGGCGCAACTGGCCGAAGCGGCGAACGTGACCCGGGCCGCGATGACCAGCCGGCTCGACCGGCTGGAGGCGGCCGGCCTGGTGACCCGGACCGTCGATGCGCAGGACCGGCGGCGGGTGCTGATCCGGCCGACGCCGGCCGGCCGGGACCGGTGGAGTGCGGACATCTTCGCGGGTATGGCGCGCGACCAGGAGGCGCTCCGGGTGCTCTCCCTGGAGGAGCTGGAGCAGCTCAACGGCCTACTGCGGAAAGTCCTACATTCCCTGGGGGAATAA
- a CDS encoding DUF4240 domain-containing protein, whose translation MTEKIFPAEADEARFWSLIESAWTALGDEPARLRHELLTGAPGTDPYAIDAWLDRFVEQLTALSADLSSAELTALDRVLERKLHDLDRADIHEVTDGSDDGFLYARGHIVALGRAYYDAVSADPQKAVVDADCEAMCYLFANLHQERFGSWPETGSGISRESGSNSSGWSS comes from the coding sequence ATGACGGAGAAGATCTTTCCAGCCGAGGCCGACGAGGCACGCTTCTGGAGCCTGATCGAGTCGGCCTGGACCGCCCTCGGCGACGAACCCGCCCGCCTGCGCCACGAGCTGCTGACCGGGGCGCCCGGCACGGATCCATATGCGATCGACGCCTGGCTGGACCGCTTCGTGGAGCAGCTCACCGCCCTCTCTGCCGATCTCTCCTCGGCCGAACTGACCGCTTTGGACCGGGTGCTGGAACGCAAACTTCACGACCTCGACCGTGCGGACATCCACGAGGTCACCGACGGTTCCGACGACGGCTTCCTCTACGCGCGTGGACACATCGTCGCTCTGGGCCGGGCCTACTACGACGCGGTCAGCGCCGACCCGCAGAAGGCCGTCGTGGACGCCGACTGCGAAGCCATGTGCTATCTCTTCGCGAACCTCCACCAGGAACGCTTCGGTAGCTGGCCGGAAACCGGTTCCGGCATCAGCCGCGAAAGCGGCTCCAACTCCAGCGGCTGGAGCAGCTGA